The window CGGGCGAGGCCTGGTTGGTGTCCAGCACCACACGGGCCACGTCGGCCAGGCCCTGCGCGCGGCGCTGCCCCGGCGTGCGGGTGTCCTCCGCGGAGGGTGCGCCCATGACGGCGTTCACGGCCGCGGTCACCAGCAGGCCGTGCTCGTCGGTCAGGAACCCTGCGACGTGATACCCGCCAAAGGTCTTGGCCAGGTCCAGGAACTCACCCGCAGCGGCCTTGTCGTCGTCCGTGTCGTCGCTGTCCGGGTCGGTCACCGACGCGAACCGGCGCGCCACGATACGGAACTGGTCCGCGTTCAACACGCCCGCCTCCCGCAGGACCAGGCCCTCCCCGGTGACCAGCGTGCCATCCGCGACCGCACCCTCCAACACCTGCGTGACCAGTACGCGCGTCCGGTCACCGTCCGGGTCCTGGGCCGGGTCCGGGAAGTCCACCGCAACGCTCTGCACGAACTGCTCCGGTGTGGTCGGCTCCCCGGTACGGGTATCGACCAGCCACGCCAGGGCGTCCTGACGCGTCGAGCTCGTGGGCGCCTCTTCGGTCATCACCCGCGCGTGATCCGCGCCCACGGTCCCGGCCACGAGGGCCTCCCGGGTCGCGGGCAGCGCGGTCGCCAGCCGGCGCGCAGTCGTGACGTCCTTGCGCGCCGTGGCCGCCGCCACCCCTTCGCGCACCCGCAGCCAGGACACGAACGTGCGCGTTGCCCCGCCCGAGCGCCACGAACCATCATCCTCGATCCGCGGCAACACCGTGTACCGCACCCCGTCCAGGCGGCCCGTCACCCGACGAACCCGAGCATGCGCCTCGACCAGGCGTCCGACACTCGGAGCATCCCACCCGTCCAGCACCTCGGGACCGACCAGACCCGCCAGGTCACCGACCCCCGCCTCGATCCGGGCCAGCGCCTCCTCGATCGACCGTGCGGGAGGCAGGCCACCGGCGGCCGTGCTGTTCGTCGGCTGCTCCACTGGTCACCACCCCCGCCCGGCTCGTCATTCACTGACTCCTGTTCACTGACACCATTGTCTCGAACATCCGTACGGCATGCACGTGCGATCTGAAATCTGTGGATAACCCTTCACGACACAATTGAGGCGCCCCTGAGGTCCGCCCCAGAAAGCCCCGCCGGTAAGGCGCCCGCGCAGAGGGCCCGGAGAGGTGGGCCAGAGAAACGACTCGGAGTGCTGGCCGTGACCGTCTTCGACGGCACCATCGAAGTCACCGACCCACGCTGACCTTCTTCAAGCGCTCAGGCGTGGGCCGCGGTCCCCCGCGCCCCGTCCCACCAGCCCAGCACCCGGGCGGCATGGAACGTCAGCCACTTCGACGGCTGCCCGGCGTCGACGTCGAACTCGAACCACACCCGGCCCGGGTGGCGCCGCGCCTGCAACCACGTGCCGTCCGGCTGTCGCTGCTCGCGGATCTTCTCGATCGCCTCGCCGATGCGCTCGTCGGGCGGCGTGCCGCGCAGCACAGACGCGGCACGGAAGTAGTCGGCGGCGCTGAGCACGTCGTAGAACGAGCGGAACGGGTAGGCGAGGCGGAACACCCAGTCGCCGAAGGGTTCGTCCGTCGACAGCCGCCGGATCAGGTGGCGCTCCAGCAGGTACTCCTCGGCGCGCTCCTGCGCCTGACGGGTGGCGGCGGTGCCGCCCGTGGCCTCCTCGTGCGTGAGCAGCCCCTTGAGCGAGTTGAGCGTGGAGCGGACCGAGGCGCGGGTCGAACCGTCCTCCACCCACTCGCAGTTCCAGCCGCCCTCGGCCATCTGGTGCTCGACGAACCAGTCGGCGATCCCGCCGACGTCCGCCCCGAGCCACACACCGTTGGCCAGCGTGAACCCGTTGATGCACGCGTCGACCTCTCCGCCCCAGTACGGAAGGTCGTCGTACTCCCAGCGGGTGTTGGCCGCGATCAGTGCCGCGGTGTCCCGCTCGCGCAGCACCGAGGGCGTCCAGGCCCCACTCCCG is drawn from Promicromonospora sp. Populi and contains these coding sequences:
- a CDS encoding DUF222 domain-containing protein, producing the protein MEQPTNSTAAGGLPPARSIEEALARIEAGVGDLAGLVGPEVLDGWDAPSVGRLVEAHARVRRVTGRLDGVRYTVLPRIEDDGSWRSGGATRTFVSWLRVREGVAAATARKDVTTARRLATALPATREALVAGTVGADHARVMTEEAPTSSTRQDALAWLVDTRTGEPTTPEQFVQSVAVDFPDPAQDPDGDRTRVLVTQVLEGAVADGTLVTGEGLVLREAGVLNADQFRIVARRFASVTDPDSDDTDDDKAAAGEFLDLAKTFGGYHVAGFLTDEHGLLVTAAVNAVMGAPSAEDTRTPGQRRAQGLADVARVVLDTNQASPGAAIPPHLNVTVSWTELVTQITRTRDGLCLTCGQAAPGRSTRPSAAGVGTGSGGVANGSNPGAVGGGPAAWGAAGATVSGLLGSGGAVFTESGGRAPRALLRRLACDSAVTRIVFGPDGAVLDVGRAQRTVTGQMRRAVIARDQHCVYPGCDQPPSRCEVHHAVTHWAHGGDTSVTNSALLCWFHHQLVDARGIVMHWTGKPTTDTTGVSTVGALVETGWAFTDARGHRIRLPEALDPLPDTNPAHPTTDPPATEAA
- a CDS encoding squalene cyclase gives rise to the protein MLRERDTAALIAANTRWEYDDLPYWGGEVDACINGFTLANGVWLGADVGGIADWFVEHQMAEGGWNCEWVEDGSTRASVRSTLNSLKGLLTHEEATGGTAATRQAQERAEEYLLERHLIRRLSTDEPFGDWVFRLAYPFRSFYDVLSAADYFRAASVLRGTPPDERIGEAIEKIREQRQPDGTWLQARRHPGRVWFEFDVDAGQPSKWLTFHAARVLGWWDGARGTAAHA